In the Phaeobacter gallaeciensis genome, one interval contains:
- a CDS encoding NAD(P)/FAD-dependent oxidoreductase gives MRRIFSDYAYGPGPRDGCWWDETIAAPDWPRLSGEVTADVAIIGGGFTGMSAALHLAEAGAKVALLEAETPGWGASGRNGGFCCIGGAKLSGAAMRRKFGAEATDVYDAGEVAAVDLVHQLLDRHQIDADTHSDGETQMAHSPRAMKALRRQADEIAAAGGSPQLLEQHELAANGMNGGFFGALTTPVGFGLNPRKYLFGIARAAQSAGASLFQNSPVTGLSRASSGVHILTTPDGALHADQVIVATNGYSWDGLPDWLSGRYIPAQSTVMVTRPLSDEELQAQGWFTDQMAFDTRNLLHYFRLMPDRRFLFGMRGGLFASPRSETAIRRALRQHFDTMFPEWRAVEGTHFWSGMVSMARNLVPFVGPIPGEKGMFAGLCYHGNGVAMGSYSGRLLADLVQGKQPGLPYSPVVQSMGKFPFGRARRVVMPPAYAVLGMMD, from the coding sequence ATGCGGCGGATCTTCTCTGATTACGCCTATGGGCCGGGCCCGCGGGACGGCTGCTGGTGGGATGAAACCATTGCCGCCCCGGACTGGCCCAGGTTGTCCGGTGAGGTGACAGCCGATGTCGCAATTATCGGCGGCGGTTTCACCGGCATGTCCGCCGCCCTGCATCTGGCAGAGGCCGGCGCAAAGGTCGCCCTACTTGAGGCCGAAACGCCCGGTTGGGGTGCCTCCGGGCGCAACGGCGGTTTTTGCTGTATCGGCGGTGCCAAGCTGTCGGGCGCTGCCATGCGACGCAAATTCGGCGCCGAGGCCACCGACGTCTATGATGCCGGAGAGGTCGCTGCCGTCGATCTGGTGCACCAGCTGCTGGACCGTCACCAGATTGATGCCGATACCCACTCGGATGGCGAAACCCAGATGGCCCACAGCCCGCGTGCCATGAAGGCGCTGCGCCGACAGGCCGATGAGATTGCCGCTGCGGGCGGCTCACCGCAGTTGCTGGAACAGCATGAACTGGCCGCGAACGGAATGAACGGCGGCTTTTTTGGCGCCCTGACTACCCCAGTGGGATTCGGTCTCAATCCCCGCAAATACCTGTTCGGCATCGCCCGCGCCGCGCAATCTGCCGGGGCCAGCCTGTTTCAGAACAGCCCGGTAACCGGGCTCAGCCGCGCATCGAGCGGCGTGCATATCCTGACAACACCAGACGGTGCTTTGCACGCCGATCAGGTGATCGTGGCCACGAACGGCTATTCCTGGGACGGGCTTCCGGACTGGCTGTCGGGCCGCTATATCCCGGCGCAATCCACAGTGATGGTGACCCGCCCACTCAGCGATGAGGAGCTACAGGCGCAGGGCTGGTTCACCGATCAGATGGCCTTTGATACCCGCAACCTGCTGCATTATTTCCGGCTGATGCCGGACCGACGGTTCCTGTTTGGCATGCGAGGTGGGCTTTTTGCCTCGCCGCGTTCCGAAACCGCGATTCGCCGCGCGCTGCGTCAGCATTTTGACACCATGTTCCCCGAATGGCGCGCAGTGGAAGGCACGCATTTCTGGTCTGGCATGGTCTCCATGGCGCGCAATCTGGTTCCCTTTGTCGGGCCGATTCCCGGTGAAAAAGGGATGTTCGCGGGCCTGTGCTATCACGGCAATGGGGTTGCCATGGGCAGCTATTCCGGTCGGTTGCTGGCCGATCTGGTGCAGGGCAAACAGCCCGGCCTGCCCTATTCACCCGTTGTTCAGAGCATGGGGAAATTCCCCTTTGGCCGCGCCCGCCGGGTGGTAATGCCGCCCGCCTATGCGGTGCTGGGGATGATGGACTGA
- a CDS encoding phosphotransferase family protein, protein MTGGRSNHVWRMGDLVVKLFERGRKNPLFANDPLREIAVLSALSGTGMVPHLVTSGHFEGRHWLAYSHIEGAPWQRGAAEVARLLGRLHDQPVFAGVPAGVNGSAMLTAQTESILSQTQGGADLRALRPAGQVPPASGTSLIHGDPVPGNLVAHDGTLTLIDWQCPQKGDPAEDLALFLSPAMQFLYRGKVLSRAEEAAFLAAYPDRLVAERTEALKPWFHWRMAAYCLWKAEQGGAQDRAAMQLEIAALQSIIPSTA, encoded by the coding sequence CTGACCGGGGGGCGTTCGAATCATGTCTGGCGCATGGGCGATTTGGTGGTGAAATTGTTCGAGCGGGGACGAAAAAATCCGCTGTTTGCCAATGATCCCTTGCGGGAAATTGCAGTGCTTTCGGCCTTGTCCGGGACCGGAATGGTGCCGCATCTGGTCACTTCTGGTCATTTCGAGGGGCGCCATTGGTTGGCCTATTCCCATATTGAGGGCGCTCCCTGGCAGCGCGGTGCTGCCGAAGTGGCCCGGCTGCTTGGCCGGTTGCATGATCAGCCGGTTTTCGCAGGCGTTCCCGCAGGCGTGAATGGCAGCGCGATGCTGACGGCGCAGACCGAAAGCATCCTGTCCCAAACCCAAGGTGGCGCGGATCTGCGCGCGTTGCGCCCCGCAGGACAGGTGCCGCCCGCCTCCGGCACCAGCCTGATCCATGGTGACCCGGTGCCGGGCAATCTGGTGGCGCATGACGGAACACTGACCCTGATCGACTGGCAATGCCCGCAGAAAGGCGACCCGGCCGAGGATCTGGCACTTTTTCTGTCGCCCGCAATGCAATTCCTGTACCGCGGCAAAGTCTTGAGCCGCGCGGAGGAGGCTGCCTTTCTTGCGGCCTATCCGGATCGGCTGGTCGCCGAGCGTACAGAGGCCCTGAAGCCCTGGTTCCATTGGCGTATGGCAGCCTATTGTCTGTGGAAAGCGGAGCAAGGCGGGGCGCAGGACCGGGCCGCAATGCAGCTGGAGATCGCCGCGCTTCAGTCCATCATCCCCAGCACCGCATAG
- a CDS encoding ABC transporter ATP-binding protein, giving the protein MTLPVFEPWNDPEAKPLIEFQNVTKRFGEFTAIDDLTIGIYEREFFALLGPSGCGKTTLMRMLAGFETATEGKIYLAGQDIAPVPPNKRAVNMMFQSYALFPHLSIWDNIAFGLKREGMPKDDIGERVENMLRLTRLEKFARRKPHQISGGQRQRVALARSLAKAPKLLLLDEPLGALDKKLRQDTQFELMDIQEKTGTTFVIVTHDQEEAMTVASRVAVMDNGKIMQVATPDRIYETPNSVYVADFIGDVNIIDGTVTPTGEDSYALNWKEGQEPLTVKTPNTFSDGQTAHLAIRPEKVTITADRPEGADNAVQGKILDIAYLGNISTYHVELPSGAVIKAQAANTRRISRRAFTWEDTVWLSWTATAGVLLAN; this is encoded by the coding sequence TTGACACTTCCCGTTTTTGAACCCTGGAACGACCCCGAGGCCAAGCCTCTGATCGAGTTCCAAAATGTCACCAAACGCTTTGGTGAGTTCACCGCAATCGACGATCTGACAATCGGTATATACGAGCGGGAGTTCTTCGCGCTTCTTGGCCCCTCGGGCTGCGGCAAGACCACGCTGATGCGGATGCTCGCCGGGTTTGAAACCGCGACCGAAGGTAAGATCTATCTCGCCGGTCAGGATATCGCCCCGGTGCCGCCGAACAAGCGCGCGGTGAACATGATGTTCCAGTCCTACGCGCTGTTCCCGCATCTCAGCATCTGGGACAATATCGCCTTCGGGCTCAAACGCGAAGGCATGCCCAAGGACGACATCGGCGAGCGGGTGGAGAACATGCTGCGCCTGACCCGGCTGGAAAAATTCGCCCGCCGCAAACCGCACCAGATCTCGGGTGGACAGCGGCAGCGGGTGGCACTGGCGCGGTCGCTGGCCAAGGCCCCAAAACTGTTGCTGCTGGACGAACCCCTTGGTGCGCTCGACAAGAAGCTGCGCCAGGACACCCAGTTCGAGCTGATGGACATTCAGGAGAAGACTGGCACCACCTTTGTCATCGTCACCCACGACCAGGAAGAGGCGATGACCGTCGCCAGCCGCGTTGCGGTGATGGACAACGGCAAGATCATGCAGGTCGCCACCCCGGATCGCATCTACGAGACCCCCAATTCCGTTTACGTCGCCGATTTCATCGGTGATGTGAACATCATCGACGGCACCGTCACGCCCACCGGCGAAGACAGCTATGCCCTGAACTGGAAAGAAGGGCAGGAACCGCTGACGGTCAAAACTCCCAACACGTTCTCGGACGGGCAGACCGCACATCTGGCCATCCGCCCGGAAAAGGTCACCATCACCGCAGACCGCCCCGAAGGCGCCGATAACGCGGTGCAGGGCAAGATCCTCGACATTGCCTATCTCGGTAATATCTCGACCTATCACGTTGAACTGCCCTCTGGCGCGGTGATCAAGGCGCAGGCTGCAAATACCCGCCGCATCTCGCGCCGGGCCTTTACATGGGAAGACACTGTCTGGCTGTCCTGGACCGCCACGGCAGGCGTCCTGCTGGCGAACTGA
- a CDS encoding flagellin: protein MTSILTNNGAMVALQTLNSINMNLENTQNAISTGKDVATAKDNSAIWAISKVMESDVAGFNAVGDSLALGESTVAVATAGAEQITDLLREMKEKVTTATGENVDHNKIKAEVDELKKQITSIIKGSQFNGANLLNKNGGNLTVLSSLDRNGTGTSSTVSASNITVASVNFEDNLSLGTIDVSNSTQAELSISKIESLIQTAINGAAALGASAARIEKQADFVSKVSDAMKSGIGALVDTDMEAASARLKALQTQQQLGVQALSIANSAPQTLQQLFR from the coding sequence ATGACCAGCATTCTGACGAATAACGGCGCAATGGTCGCTCTGCAGACCCTGAACTCCATCAACATGAACCTGGAGAATACCCAGAACGCCATTTCCACCGGTAAGGACGTTGCAACGGCCAAGGACAACTCGGCAATCTGGGCGATCTCGAAAGTCATGGAATCGGACGTTGCCGGCTTCAACGCCGTGGGCGACTCGCTGGCTCTGGGTGAATCCACGGTGGCGGTTGCAACGGCCGGCGCCGAACAGATCACCGACCTTCTGAGAGAGATGAAGGAAAAAGTGACCACTGCAACCGGGGAGAACGTGGATCACAACAAAATTAAAGCCGAAGTCGACGAGCTGAAAAAACAGATCACCTCGATCATCAAAGGATCGCAGTTCAACGGTGCAAACCTGCTGAACAAAAATGGTGGCAACCTGACTGTTCTGTCCTCGCTTGACCGCAATGGGACTGGCACATCCTCTACAGTATCCGCTTCGAACATCACCGTAGCCTCGGTCAACTTTGAGGATAACCTGTCCCTGGGGACCATCGATGTTTCAAATTCAACGCAAGCTGAACTTTCCATCTCGAAGATTGAGTCTCTGATCCAGACTGCAATCAACGGCGCCGCCGCCCTGGGTGCTTCGGCAGCCCGCATTGAGAAGCAAGCCGACTTCGTCTCAAAGGTGTCTGACGCGATGAAAAGCGGCATCGGCGCGCTGGTGGATACTGATATGGAAGCGGCATCCGCGCGATTAAAGGCGTTGCAGACACAGCAACAGCTAGGTGTACAGGCGCTATCGATTGCCAACTCGGCGCCACAGACCCTGCAGCAGCTGTTCCGTTAA
- a CDS encoding rod-binding protein → MPNATISPLSQGLSQAKPQPPQDDPLRKAALELEASFLAEMLKSAGLGESREGLGGGGAGEEQFSSFLVRAQAEQIAKAGGIGLAESLYHALKESQK, encoded by the coding sequence ATGCCGAATGCAACCATATCCCCCCTGTCACAGGGCCTGTCGCAGGCCAAGCCCCAGCCCCCGCAAGATGACCCTCTGCGCAAGGCCGCGCTCGAGCTAGAAGCTTCATTTTTGGCGGAAATGTTGAAATCTGCGGGGCTTGGTGAATCACGCGAAGGACTTGGCGGCGGCGGTGCTGGAGAAGAACAGTTTTCCAGCTTTCTGGTCCGTGCCCAGGCAGAACAAATTGCAAAAGCCGGCGGCATCGGGCTCGCCGAATCACTCTATCACGCACTGAAGGAATCTCAGAAATGA
- a CDS encoding flagellin translates to MTSILTNNGAMVALQTLNSINMNLENTQNAISTGKDVATAKDNSAIWAISKVMESDVAGFNAVSDSLALGESTVAVATAGAEQITDLLREMKEKVTTATGENVDNNKIKAEVDELTKQITSIIKGSQFNGANLLNKNGGDLTVLSSLDRNGTGTSSTVSASNITVSSVNFEDNLTLSGIDVSDSSQAELSIAKIEALIQTAVDGAAALGASAARIEKQSEFVSKVSDAMKSGIGALVDTDMEAASARLKALQTQQQLGVQALSIANSAPQTLQQLFR, encoded by the coding sequence ATGACCAGCATTCTGACGAACAACGGCGCAATGGTTGCGCTGCAGACTCTGAACTCCATCAACATGAACCTGGAGAATACCCAGAACGCGATTTCCACCGGTAAGGACGTCGCAACGGCCAAGGACAACTCGGCCATCTGGGCGATCTCGAAGGTCATGGAATCGGATGTTGCCGGCTTCAACGCGGTAAGCGACTCGCTGGCTCTGGGGGAATCCACTGTTGCGGTTGCAACGGCCGGCGCCGAACAGATCACCGACCTTCTGAGAGAGATGAAGGAAAAAGTGACCACTGCAACCGGGGAGAACGTGGATAACAACAAAATCAAAGCTGAAGTCGACGAACTGACAAAACAGATCACCTCGATCATCAAGGGGTCGCAGTTCAACGGTGCGAACCTGCTGAACAAGAACGGTGGTGACCTGACAGTTCTGTCCTCGCTTGACCGCAATGGGACTGGCACATCCTCTACAGTATCCGCTTCGAACATCACCGTATCCTCGGTCAACTTTGAGGATAACCTGACCCTGAGCGGCATTGATGTCAGTGATTCGTCACAGGCTGAACTTTCCATCGCCAAGATTGAGGCTCTGATCCAGACTGCGGTTGACGGCGCCGCCGCCCTGGGTGCTTCGGCAGCCCGTATTGAGAAGCAGTCCGAATTCGTCTCAAAGGTGTCTGACGCGATGAAGAGCGGCATCGGCGCGCTGGTGGATACTGATATGGAAGCCGCATCCGCGCGATTAAAGGCGTTGCAGACACAGCAACAGCTAGGCGTACAGGCGCTATCGATTGCCAACTCGGCGCCACAGACCCTGCAGCAGCTGTTCCGTTAA
- a CDS encoding polyamine ABC transporter substrate-binding protein — MTLKTMTLTAVVALSSTAAIAEEVRVYNWSDYIDEALLEKFEAETGIDLIYDVFDSNELLETKMLAGGSGYDVVVPSGTFLQRQIMAGSFQKLDMSKLPNHKNMWDVVENRTEQYDPDNAYSINYMWGTTGIGVNVGKVKELLGDDAPINSLELVFNPDNMEKLAECGVHFLDAPAEMIPAALKYIGEDPDSHDPDVIAKAEGVFMAVRPYIQKFHSSEYINALANGDICVAVGWSGDVLQARDRAAEADNGVEIAYHAAVEGAQMWFDQMAIPVDAPNPDAAHVFLNFIMDPQNMAAASNYVYYANGNKASQEFLVEDVIGDPAIYPDEATLANLFTTTPYAPKVQRVVTRLWTKIKSGT; from the coding sequence ATGACACTCAAGACGATGACACTGACCGCCGTCGTTGCCCTTAGCAGCACGGCCGCCATCGCGGAAGAGGTGCGCGTTTATAACTGGTCCGACTACATCGACGAAGCCCTTCTGGAAAAGTTCGAGGCAGAGACCGGGATCGATCTGATCTACGATGTATTCGACAGCAACGAGCTTCTGGAAACCAAAATGCTGGCCGGCGGGTCGGGCTATGACGTGGTGGTGCCCAGCGGCACCTTCCTGCAGCGCCAGATCATGGCAGGCTCTTTCCAGAAACTGGACATGTCCAAGCTGCCCAACCACAAGAACATGTGGGATGTGGTCGAAAACCGTACCGAACAGTACGACCCGGACAACGCCTATTCCATCAACTACATGTGGGGCACCACCGGCATCGGTGTGAACGTCGGCAAGGTCAAGGAACTGCTGGGCGACGATGCCCCGATCAACTCGCTTGAGCTGGTCTTCAACCCCGACAACATGGAAAAACTGGCCGAATGCGGCGTGCATTTCCTGGATGCCCCGGCAGAAATGATCCCCGCTGCGCTGAAATACATCGGCGAAGATCCCGACAGCCATGACCCGGACGTGATCGCCAAGGCCGAAGGCGTCTTCATGGCGGTGCGCCCCTATATCCAGAAATTCCATTCCTCCGAATACATCAACGCGCTGGCGAATGGTGACATCTGCGTGGCAGTGGGCTGGTCCGGTGACGTGCTGCAGGCCCGCGACCGCGCCGCCGAAGCCGACAATGGCGTCGAAATCGCCTATCACGCGGCCGTCGAAGGCGCCCAGATGTGGTTCGACCAGATGGCCATTCCGGTCGACGCCCCGAACCCGGATGCGGCGCATGTGTTCCTGAACTTCATCATGGACCCGCAGAACATGGCTGCGGCATCAAACTACGTCTACTACGCCAACGGCAACAAGGCATCGCAGGAATTCCTGGTTGAGGACGTGATCGGCGATCCGGCGATCTACCCGGATGAAGCCACCCTGGCCAACCTGTTCACCACCACGCCCTATGCCCCCAAGGTGCAGCGCGTCGTGACCCGTCTGTGGACCAAGATCAAGTCGGGCACCTGA
- a CDS encoding FlgD immunoglobulin-like domain containing protein: MTDAVSAASAATTTQASAAKATRPTGLASDFETFLKMLTAQARYQDPLEPLDSTEYASQLAQFSMVEQQVQGNDLLLAMQNQLGLSNMAAMSGWVGMEARVAAPGYFDGSSPVVVAPNPAAAADQVTMVVTDADGTEVARINLPVSAEPYSWDGTDQEGNTLEPGSYAFTIESSRDGDVLLTDLAEVYTKVTETQMQGGDVVLITEGGSAILASTVTGLRDAPAET, encoded by the coding sequence ATGACAGATGCTGTAAGCGCGGCCAGTGCCGCGACAACGACCCAGGCCAGCGCCGCGAAAGCCACGCGTCCGACCGGACTGGCTTCGGACTTTGAAACCTTCCTGAAAATGCTGACCGCCCAGGCGCGTTATCAGGATCCGCTGGAACCGCTCGATTCGACGGAATATGCATCGCAGCTGGCGCAGTTCTCGATGGTGGAGCAACAGGTTCAGGGCAACGATCTGCTGCTGGCCATGCAGAATCAGCTGGGCCTGTCCAATATGGCGGCGATGTCCGGCTGGGTGGGCATGGAGGCCCGCGTTGCGGCGCCGGGTTATTTTGACGGATCCTCTCCGGTGGTTGTGGCCCCGAATCCGGCGGCTGCTGCGGATCAGGTGACAATGGTCGTCACCGATGCTGATGGGACCGAAGTCGCGCGTATCAACCTGCCTGTTTCTGCCGAACCCTATTCCTGGGATGGTACCGATCAGGAAGGCAATACGCTCGAACCCGGCAGCTATGCCTTCACCATCGAAAGCAGCCGTGACGGCGATGTTCTGCTGACGGATCTGGCCGAGGTCTATACCAAGGTGACGGAAACCCAGATGCAGGGCGGCGATGTGGTCTTGATCACCGAAGGCGGCTCGGCGATCTTGGCATCCACTGTGACGGGGCTTCGCGACGCTCCGGCCGAGACCTGA
- a CDS encoding ABC transporter permease subunit, whose product MRRFALIIVPYLWLFALFLVPFAIVLKISLSDVALARPPYMPQFDWATGIWTFLSELDFENFVWLTQDDLYWKAYLSSLQIAFFSTVLTLLAGYPIAYGMARAPSEWRATLMMLVILPFWTSFLIRVYAWMGILSNEGFLNQLLLWLGIINEPLTILNTNTAVYIGVVYTYLPFMILPIYSALERMDESLIEAAEDLGCSRLSAFWLVTIPLSKPGIIAGCFLVFIPTLGEFVIPSLLGGSDTLMIGKVLWEEFFSNRDWPVASAVAVVLLLLLIVPIVLFQRNQQKQQEAEQ is encoded by the coding sequence ATGCGCCGCTTTGCCCTGATCATTGTCCCCTACCTGTGGCTCTTTGCGCTGTTTCTGGTGCCTTTTGCCATCGTCCTGAAAATCTCGCTTTCGGATGTGGCGCTGGCGCGCCCGCCCTATATGCCGCAATTCGACTGGGCGACGGGCATCTGGACCTTCCTGTCCGAGCTGGACTTTGAAAACTTTGTCTGGCTGACACAGGACGATCTATACTGGAAAGCCTATCTCAGCTCGCTGCAGATCGCCTTCTTCTCGACTGTGCTGACGCTGCTGGCGGGTTATCCGATCGCCTACGGCATGGCGCGGGCGCCGTCCGAATGGCGCGCGACGCTGATGATGCTGGTGATCCTGCCATTCTGGACCAGCTTCCTGATCCGCGTCTACGCCTGGATGGGCATCCTGTCGAACGAAGGGTTCCTCAACCAGTTGCTGTTGTGGCTGGGGATCATCAACGAGCCGCTGACCATCCTCAACACCAATACCGCCGTCTATATCGGCGTGGTCTATACCTACCTGCCCTTCATGATCCTGCCGATCTATTCCGCGCTGGAGCGGATGGATGAATCGCTGATCGAAGCGGCCGAGGATCTGGGTTGTTCGCGGCTCTCCGCCTTTTGGCTGGTGACCATCCCGCTGTCGAAACCCGGCATCATCGCGGGCTGTTTCCTCGTCTTCATCCCCACCTTGGGCGAGTTCGTGATCCCGTCGCTCTTGGGCGGATCGGACACGCTGATGATCGGCAAGGTTCTGTGGGAGGAGTTCTTCTCGAACCGGGACTGGCCGGTTGCCTCGGCCGTGGCGGTGGTGCTGCTGCTCCTCTTGATCGTTCCCATCGTGCTGTTCCAGCGCAACCAGCAGAAACAGCAGGAGGCCGAACAATGA
- a CDS encoding flagellar export chaperone FlgN yields the protein MTDQNPQTLIDELDTILDEERAALMDGDLKKMEAILARKEQAIEALNSFSDLERQTLSKVQSKVTRNQDLLESAMEGIRSVATRMAELRRVRKGLDVYDSAGRKTRYGTRLDQKLERRA from the coding sequence ATGACTGACCAAAATCCCCAGACCCTCATCGATGAACTGGATACCATCCTCGACGAAGAGCGCGCTGCCCTTATGGACGGCGATCTGAAAAAGATGGAAGCCATCCTTGCGCGAAAAGAACAGGCGATCGAAGCGCTCAACAGTTTTTCCGATCTGGAACGCCAAACCCTTTCGAAGGTGCAAAGCAAGGTCACGCGTAATCAGGACCTTCTGGAAAGCGCCATGGAAGGCATCCGCTCGGTCGCAACACGTATGGCCGAATTGCGCCGGGTTCGCAAAGGTCTGGACGTATATGACAGCGCGGGCCGCAAGACCCGCTATGGCACCCGTTTGGACCAAAAACTCGAGAGGCGTGCGTAG
- a CDS encoding ABC transporter permease, which translates to MNRMSWFNTVSLTLGFAFLYVPMVILVIFSFNESKLVTVWAGFSTKWYSELMQNEAFLNAAWVTIKVAVFSSTIATVLGTMAAYVMVRGGRFFGRTLFSGMIYAPLVMPEVITGLSLLLLFIGIGLDRGILTIVLAHTTFSMCYVSVVVSSRLVTFDRSLEEAALDLGCSPAEAFRLVTLPIIAPAVISGWLLAFTLSLDDLVIASFTSGPAATTLPIKIFSAVRLGVSPEINALSTIMIAIVTIGVISASLVTKHQMVRQKRDEQAAART; encoded by the coding sequence ATGAACAGGATGAGCTGGTTCAATACCGTTTCGCTGACGCTTGGCTTTGCCTTTCTCTATGTGCCGATGGTGATTCTGGTCATCTTCAGCTTCAATGAAAGCAAGCTGGTCACCGTCTGGGCGGGCTTTTCGACCAAATGGTACAGCGAGCTGATGCAGAACGAGGCCTTCCTCAACGCCGCCTGGGTCACCATCAAGGTCGCAGTCTTCTCCTCGACCATCGCGACGGTTCTTGGCACCATGGCCGCCTATGTGATGGTGCGCGGCGGGCGGTTCTTTGGCCGCACCCTGTTTTCCGGGATGATCTACGCACCCCTCGTGATGCCCGAGGTAATCACCGGTCTGTCGCTGCTCCTGCTGTTCATCGGCATTGGGCTGGACCGGGGGATTCTGACCATCGTTCTGGCGCATACCACCTTCTCCATGTGCTACGTCTCGGTGGTGGTCTCCTCGCGATTGGTGACATTCGACCGGTCGCTGGAAGAGGCCGCGCTGGATCTGGGCTGTTCCCCGGCCGAGGCATTCCGTCTGGTGACCCTGCCCATCATCGCACCTGCGGTGATCTCGGGCTGGCTCCTCGCCTTCACCCTGTCGCTCGATGATCTGGTCATTGCCTCTTTCACCTCGGGACCAGCAGCCACCACCCTGCCGATCAAGATCTTTTCGGCAGTGCGCCTTGGGGTCTCCCCAGAGATCAACGCGCTGTCGACCATCATGATCGCCATTGTCACCATCGGCGTGATTTCGGCCTCGTTGGTGACGAAACACCAGATGGTGCGACAGAAACGGGACGAACAGGCGGCGGCGCGGACCTGA
- a CDS encoding flagellar hook-length control protein FliK encodes MVADQATGDSTENAVGEDVETPSEAAIAAEHAALDAEKRSARSADLPEGARVGQKIGQGAVAGSAVVEDGEAAASKAAGNTTAQTAGEEKAQGPAAAGAAFAGRDTIENQAPARAAQSDGKATAGGGDVKVGEQSAMTVNTEAAQEEGASPARTQTGAADQAVARVAQDKPGAAAATPASPATAADATKSATPASPAEAKASLKAEEKAADARMAAADKATPAAAAAASKTSSADSLPKSVFQMQVENAEAGDSRKARYRTRNGDAQAAAEVAKASTAAAGVQTNAATAVNATTNSAIAMMQALQADTMKLSQAPGLLGDSSGSGLSMTADLPGLPQLLTEAVFQPGITHRPETPRMIASQMAEAFVAKGDRNVDVSLNPEELGKVKMRVATSENGITMIIQTERPETGDLMRRHINELAEEFRRMGFQDISFEFSSGDSAGGQAQQGLGDGTGTGAGNGHGASTGATDMSATDEVAETQIQNLRMGTTGVDMRV; translated from the coding sequence ATGGTTGCCGACCAAGCGACGGGCGATTCGACCGAGAACGCCGTGGGAGAGGACGTTGAAACGCCGAGCGAAGCGGCCATTGCGGCAGAACATGCGGCTCTGGATGCGGAAAAACGGTCTGCCAGGTCTGCAGATCTGCCTGAAGGGGCGCGCGTGGGGCAGAAGATAGGTCAGGGAGCTGTCGCCGGATCGGCGGTGGTAGAAGACGGCGAAGCAGCCGCTTCAAAAGCGGCCGGGAACACGACAGCTCAGACGGCAGGCGAGGAAAAAGCGCAAGGTCCGGCTGCCGCAGGCGCAGCCTTTGCCGGACGAGACACGATTGAAAACCAGGCCCCGGCGCGGGCGGCACAGTCAGATGGTAAAGCCACCGCGGGCGGTGGCGATGTGAAGGTCGGCGAACAGTCGGCCATGACGGTCAATACCGAAGCGGCCCAGGAAGAGGGAGCAAGCCCCGCCAGAACGCAGACCGGAGCCGCAGATCAGGCCGTCGCCAGAGTGGCTCAGGACAAGCCAGGCGCTGCGGCGGCAACTCCGGCCAGCCCTGCAACCGCGGCTGACGCGACCAAATCCGCGACACCGGCCAGTCCGGCAGAGGCGAAAGCATCGTTGAAAGCAGAAGAAAAGGCGGCTGACGCCCGGATGGCTGCAGCAGACAAGGCGACGCCCGCTGCCGCTGCCGCCGCGAGCAAGACGTCTTCCGCCGACAGCCTGCCGAAGTCTGTGTTCCAGATGCAGGTCGAAAACGCAGAAGCCGGGGATTCCCGCAAGGCGCGCTATCGCACCCGCAATGGTGATGCGCAGGCCGCTGCCGAAGTGGCCAAGGCATCCACTGCCGCTGCGGGTGTCCAGACAAACGCGGCCACTGCAGTCAACGCAACCACCAATTCCGCCATTGCAATGATGCAGGCGTTGCAGGCAGACACCATGAAACTGTCGCAGGCGCCGGGGCTGCTGGGGGATTCATCGGGTAGCGGGTTGAGCATGACAGCAGATCTTCCGGGATTGCCGCAGCTTCTGACCGAAGCGGTGTTCCAGCCCGGAATCACGCACCGCCCAGAAACCCCGCGTATGATCGCTTCGCAAATGGCCGAAGCATTCGTTGCGAAAGGCGACCGGAACGTGGATGTCTCACTGAACCCCGAAGAGCTGGGCAAGGTGAAGATGCGCGTTGCGACCAGTGAAAACGGCATCACCATGATCATCCAGACAGAACGCCCGGAAACCGGCGATCTGATGCGCCGCCATATCAATGAGTTGGCCGAGGAATTCCGTCGCATGGGGTTCCAGGACATCTCGTTCGAATTCAGCAGCGGTGATTCTGCGGGCGGGCAGGCTCAGCAGGGGCTGGGCGACGGCACTGGCACAGGTGCCGGGAACGGACATGGTGCCTCGACTGGGGCCACCGATATGAGCGCGACCGATGAGGTCGCTGAAACACAGATACAGAACCTCCGGATGGGCACCACCGGCGTTGATATGAGAGTTTGA